One Streptomyces sp. B21-105 genomic region harbors:
- a CDS encoding response regulator transcription factor yields the protein MTSVLVCDDSPLAREALRRAVATVPGVERVTTAANGEEVLRRWGADRSDLILMDVRMPGLGGVETVRRLLSADPGARIIMLTVAEDLDGVALAVAAGARGYLHKDASRAELRATVTQALADPTWRLAPRRLRSAEMGAAPTLTAREIQVLEGMSHGRSNAEIGRELFLSEDTVKTHARRLFKKLGASDRAHAVALGFRWGLVR from the coding sequence ATGACTTCCGTCCTCGTCTGCGACGACTCCCCGCTTGCCCGAGAGGCGCTCCGCCGCGCGGTCGCGACCGTGCCCGGCGTCGAGCGCGTGACGACGGCGGCCAACGGCGAGGAAGTCCTCCGCCGCTGGGGTGCCGACCGCTCGGACCTGATTCTGATGGACGTGCGCATGCCCGGACTGGGCGGCGTCGAGACCGTACGGCGGCTGCTGTCCGCCGACCCCGGCGCCCGCATCATCATGCTGACCGTCGCCGAGGACCTCGACGGCGTGGCCCTCGCGGTCGCGGCCGGCGCCCGCGGCTACCTGCACAAGGACGCCTCGCGCGCGGAGCTGCGGGCGACCGTCACCCAGGCCCTCGCCGACCCGACCTGGCGGCTCGCCCCGCGGAGGCTGCGCTCGGCCGAGATGGGCGCGGCGCCCACGCTCACCGCGCGTGAGATCCAGGTCCTCGAAGGCATGAGCCACGGCCGCTCCAACGCGGAGATCGGCCGTGAGCTGTTCCTCTCCGAGGACACCGTCAAGACGCACGCGCGACGGCTGTTCAAGAAGCTCGGCGCCTCGGACCGCGCACACGCGGTGGCCCTCGGCTTCCGCTGGGGCCTGGTCCGCTAG
- a CDS encoding WhiB family transcriptional regulator translates to MADFSRLPGPNADLWDWQLLAACRGVDSSLFFHPEGERGAARSARENSAKEVCMRCPVRAQCAAHALAVREPYGVWGGLTEDEREELMGRARNRLVSASSGARDPASNT, encoded by the coding sequence ATGGCAGATTTCTCCCGCCTTCCCGGACCGAACGCGGATCTGTGGGACTGGCAGCTCCTGGCTGCCTGCCGCGGAGTGGACAGCTCGCTCTTCTTCCATCCGGAGGGCGAGCGCGGGGCGGCTCGGAGCGCTCGAGAGAACTCGGCCAAGGAGGTCTGCATGAGGTGCCCGGTCCGCGCACAGTGCGCGGCGCACGCGCTGGCGGTGCGCGAGCCGTACGGCGTGTGGGGCGGGTTGACCGAGGACGAGCGCGAAGAGCTCATGGGGCGGGCGCGCAACCGCCTGGTCTCGGCGTCGTCGGGCGCGAGAGACCCCGCTTCGAACACATGA
- a CDS encoding sigma-70 family RNA polymerase sigma factor: protein MREDEAVTAVGTIGALVHRAVDGDEQATHDLLAHVHPLALRYCRTRLSRLPGDARHFVEDLAQEVCVAVLLALPRYRDTGRPFEAFVFAIAAHKVADLQRAAMRHPGSTAVPSDEMPERPDDSLGPEERALLSSDAEWAKKLMANLPENQRELLLLRIAVGLTAEETGQMLGMSPGAVRVAQHRALSRLRALAEQ from the coding sequence ATGCGCGAGGACGAGGCGGTCACTGCCGTGGGGACGATCGGGGCACTCGTCCATCGCGCCGTGGACGGCGACGAGCAGGCCACGCACGACCTGCTGGCCCACGTCCACCCCCTGGCACTGCGCTACTGCCGCACACGGCTGTCCCGGCTGCCCGGCGACGCGCGCCACTTCGTGGAGGACCTCGCCCAGGAGGTCTGCGTCGCGGTCCTCCTCGCCCTGCCCCGCTACCGGGACACCGGGCGGCCCTTCGAGGCCTTCGTCTTCGCCATCGCCGCACACAAGGTCGCCGACCTGCAGCGGGCGGCCATGCGCCACCCGGGCTCGACGGCGGTCCCCTCCGACGAGATGCCCGAACGTCCCGACGACTCCCTCGGTCCCGAGGAGCGCGCCCTGCTCAGCAGTGACGCCGAGTGGGCGAAGAAGCTCATGGCCAACCTGCCCGAGAACCAGCGGGAACTGCTTCTGCTGCGCATCGCGGTGGGCCTCACCGCAGAGGAGACCGGCCAGATGTTGGGAATGTCACCCGGAGCGGTCCGGGTTGCCCAGCACCGCGCGCTGAGCCGGCTGCGGGCGCTCGCCGAGCAGTAG
- a CDS encoding GuaB3 family IMP dehydrogenase-related protein — MTEIEIGRGKRGRRAYAFDDIAVVPSRRTRDPKEVSIAWQIDAYRFELPFLAAPMDSVVSPATAIRIGELGGLGVLNLEGLWTRHDDPQPLLDEIVGLDADTATRRLQEIYAAPIKEELIGQRIKEVRDSGVVTAAALSPQRTAQFSKAVVDAGVDIFVIRGTTVSAEHVSGSHEPLNLKQFIYELDVPVIVGGCATYTAALHLMRTGAAGVLVGFGGGAAHTTRNVLGIQVPMATAVADVAAARRDYMDESGGRYVHVIADGGVGWSGDLPKAIACGADSVMMGSPLARATDAPGRGNHWGMEAVNEELPRGKKVDLGTVGTIEEVLTGPSHTPDGSMNFFGALRRAMATTGYSELKEFQRVEVTVADSVHRR, encoded by the coding sequence GTGACTGAGATCGAGATCGGGCGCGGCAAGCGCGGCCGCCGGGCGTACGCCTTCGACGACATCGCCGTCGTCCCCAGCCGCCGTACGCGGGACCCGAAGGAGGTCTCGATCGCCTGGCAGATCGACGCCTACCGGTTCGAGCTGCCCTTCCTGGCCGCCCCCATGGACTCGGTCGTCTCCCCGGCCACCGCGATCCGCATCGGTGAGCTGGGCGGTCTCGGCGTCCTCAACCTCGAGGGCCTGTGGACGCGGCACGACGACCCGCAGCCGCTGCTCGACGAGATCGTCGGGCTGGACGCGGACACCGCGACCCGTCGCCTCCAGGAGATCTACGCGGCACCCATCAAGGAGGAGCTGATCGGGCAGCGCATCAAGGAGGTGCGCGACTCGGGCGTGGTCACCGCCGCCGCGCTGTCCCCGCAGCGCACGGCCCAGTTCTCCAAGGCCGTCGTCGACGCGGGCGTGGATATTTTCGTCATCCGCGGTACGACAGTGTCGGCGGAGCACGTCTCCGGTTCGCACGAGCCGCTGAACCTGAAGCAGTTCATCTACGAGCTCGACGTCCCAGTGATCGTCGGCGGCTGCGCCACCTACACGGCGGCCCTGCACCTGATGCGCACGGGCGCGGCGGGCGTCCTGGTCGGCTTCGGCGGCGGCGCGGCGCACACCACCCGCAACGTGCTGGGCATCCAGGTTCCGATGGCGACCGCGGTCGCCGACGTGGCGGCCGCCCGCCGCGACTACATGGACGAGTCCGGCGGCCGGTACGTGCACGTCATCGCGGACGGCGGCGTCGGCTGGTCCGGCGACCTCCCCAAGGCGATCGCCTGCGGCGCCGACTCGGTGATGATGGGCTCGCCGCTCGCGCGCGCGACCGACGCGCCGGGCCGCGGCAACCACTGGGGCATGGAGGCCGTCAACGAGGAGCTGCCGCGCGGCAAGAAGGTCGACCTCGGCACGGTCGGCACGATCGAGGAGGTCCTGACGGGCCCCTCGCACACCCCCGACGGCTCGATGAACTTCTTCGGCGCCCTGCGCCGCGCGATGGCCACGACCGGCTACAGCGAACTGAAGGAGTTCCAGCGCGTCGAGGTCACGGTGGCGGACTCGGTGCACCGGCGGTAG
- the guaB gene encoding IMP dehydrogenase, which produces MTANVDGVPGKFATLGLTYDDVLLLPGASEVLPNAVDTSSRISRNVRVNIPLLSAAMDKVTESRMAIAMARQGGVGVLHRNLSIEDQVNQVDLVKRSESGMVTDPITVNPDATLADADALCAKFRISGVPVTDGGGKLLGIVTNRDMAFESDRSRQVREVMTPMPLVTGTVGISGVEAMELLRKHKIEKLPLVDEAGLLKGLITVKDFVKAEQYPRAAKDGEGRLLVGAAVGASPEALERAQALAEAGVDFLVVDTSHGHNSNALSWMSKIKSSVRVDVIGGNVATRDGAQALIDAGVDGIKVGVGPGSICTTRVVAGIGVPQVTAIYEASLAARPAGIPLIGDGGLQYSGDIGKALAAGADAVMLGSLLAGCEESPGELQFINGKQFKSYRGMGSLGAMQSRGQARSYSKDRYFQAEVAADDKLVPEGIEGQVPYRGPLGNVLHQLVGGLRQTMGYVGAATIEEMESKGRFVRITSAGLKESHPHDIQMTVEAPNYSSK; this is translated from the coding sequence ATGACTGCAAACGTCGACGGAGTGCCCGGCAAATTCGCGACCCTCGGGCTCACCTACGACGACGTGCTGCTGCTGCCGGGCGCATCCGAGGTGCTCCCGAACGCGGTCGACACCTCGTCCCGCATCTCTCGCAATGTTCGCGTCAACATCCCGCTGCTGTCGGCGGCGATGGACAAGGTGACCGAGTCGCGCATGGCGATCGCGATGGCCCGCCAGGGCGGCGTCGGCGTGCTGCACCGGAACCTGTCCATCGAGGACCAGGTCAACCAGGTCGACCTGGTGAAGCGTTCCGAGTCCGGCATGGTCACCGACCCGATCACGGTGAACCCGGACGCGACGCTCGCCGACGCCGACGCGCTGTGCGCCAAGTTCCGCATCAGCGGCGTGCCGGTCACCGACGGCGGAGGCAAGCTGCTCGGCATCGTCACCAACCGCGACATGGCCTTCGAGTCCGACCGCTCGCGGCAGGTGCGCGAGGTCATGACCCCGATGCCGCTGGTCACCGGCACGGTGGGCATCTCCGGCGTCGAGGCCATGGAGCTGCTGCGCAAGCACAAGATCGAGAAGCTTCCCCTGGTCGACGAGGCGGGTCTCCTCAAGGGCCTCATCACGGTCAAGGACTTCGTCAAGGCCGAGCAGTACCCCCGGGCCGCCAAGGACGGCGAGGGCCGGCTGCTCGTCGGCGCGGCGGTCGGCGCCAGCCCCGAGGCGCTGGAGCGCGCCCAGGCCCTCGCCGAGGCCGGCGTGGACTTCCTGGTCGTCGACACCTCGCACGGCCACAACAGCAACGCCCTCAGCTGGATGTCGAAGATCAAGTCGAGCGTCCGTGTGGACGTGATCGGCGGCAACGTCGCCACCCGTGACGGCGCCCAGGCCCTGATCGACGCGGGCGTGGACGGCATCAAGGTCGGCGTCGGGCCCGGCTCGATCTGCACCACCCGGGTGGTCGCCGGCATCGGCGTCCCGCAGGTCACGGCGATCTACGAGGCCTCCCTCGCGGCCCGTCCGGCGGGCATCCCGCTGATCGGGGACGGCGGACTGCAGTACTCCGGCGACATCGGCAAGGCGCTGGCCGCCGGCGCCGACGCCGTGATGCTGGGCAGCCTTCTCGCCGGCTGCGAGGAGTCGCCCGGCGAGCTGCAGTTCATCAACGGCAAGCAGTTCAAGTCGTACCGCGGCATGGGCTCGCTGGGCGCCATGCAGTCCCGCGGCCAGGCCAGGTCGTACTCCAAGGACCGCTACTTCCAGGCGGAGGTCGCGGCCGACGACAAGCTCGTGCCCGAGGGCATCGAGGGACAGGTCCCCTACCGCGGCCCCCTCGGCAACGTGCTGCACCAGCTCGTCGGCGGACTCCGTCAGACCATGGGCTACGTGGGCGCCGCCACCATCGAGGAGATGGAGAGCAAGGGCCGCTTCGTCCGGATCACCTCCGCGGGCCTCAAGGAGAGCCACCCGCACGACATCCAGATGACGGTCGAGGCGCCGAACTACAGCAGCAAGTAG
- a CDS encoding toxin-antitoxin system HicB family antitoxin: protein MTKHVNLRLPDDVHALAVAAAAADDRSLNSWLISVVRRATEASGTPDRPDGDPASPAPLRGKPDSPPA from the coding sequence ATGACGAAGCATGTGAACCTCCGCCTTCCCGACGACGTGCACGCACTCGCCGTGGCTGCTGCTGCGGCTGACGACCGCTCTCTGAACTCATGGCTGATCTCCGTAGTGCGACGTGCTACCGAAGCCTCCGGGACGCCGGATCGCCCTGACGGCGATCCGGCTTCTCCTGCCCCGCTACGCGGGAAACCGGATTCACCCCCGGCCTGA